A stretch of the Acidimicrobiales bacterium genome encodes the following:
- the rpoD gene encoding RNA polymerase sigma factor RpoD → MTTSSADRHEPPDPPPATPEPTPTSLRSPRGRRGRDESPSDPDDEALRSLRSGNFGGSGGSPAADTVRAYLREIGRVSLLSQDLEVLCAKRIEKGQAAAARLEEGVELADEERCLLEQQLREGQEAKDLLIEANLRLVVSIAKRYRNRGMAFLDLIQEGNLGLMRAVEKFDYRRGFKFSTYATWWIRQAVTRSVADQARTIRIPVHMVETINKVVRVQRQLSQQLAREPTVEEIALRVQLPVERVREIQRISQDTMSLEQPIGDENDFSLSDLIEDQGAEIPVDAATRVLLNEAVQRALRELSPREQEIVRLRFGLDDGRIRTLEEVGQMFGVTRERVRQIEMKTLAKLRQPSVSRPLRDYFEAD, encoded by the coding sequence CCCCCGGCCACTCCCGAACCGACTCCCACCTCGCTGCGCTCTCCGCGCGGCCGTCGCGGCCGCGACGAGTCGCCGAGCGACCCCGACGACGAGGCGCTGCGCTCGCTGCGCTCGGGGAACTTCGGTGGCTCGGGGGGCTCGCCGGCGGCGGACACCGTGCGCGCCTACCTCCGTGAGATCGGGCGCGTCTCGCTGCTCTCCCAAGATCTCGAGGTCCTCTGCGCGAAGCGCATCGAGAAGGGCCAGGCGGCGGCGGCCCGCCTCGAGGAGGGGGTCGAGCTCGCCGACGAGGAGCGCTGCCTCCTCGAGCAGCAGCTGCGGGAGGGCCAGGAGGCCAAGGACCTGCTGATCGAGGCCAATCTGCGCCTCGTCGTCTCGATCGCCAAGCGCTACCGCAACCGCGGGATGGCCTTCCTCGACCTCATCCAGGAGGGGAACCTCGGGCTGATGCGCGCCGTCGAGAAGTTCGACTACCGCCGCGGCTTCAAGTTCTCCACCTACGCGACCTGGTGGATCCGCCAGGCGGTGACGCGGTCCGTCGCCGACCAGGCGCGCACCATCCGCATCCCCGTGCACATGGTGGAGACGATCAACAAGGTGGTGCGCGTCCAGCGCCAGCTCTCCCAGCAGCTGGCGCGCGAGCCGACGGTCGAGGAGATCGCACTGCGCGTCCAGCTCCCCGTCGAGCGGGTGCGCGAGATCCAGCGCATCAGCCAGGACACGATGTCCCTCGAGCAGCCGATCGGCGACGAGAACGACTTCAGCCTCTCGGACCTGATCGAGGACCAGGGCGCCGAGATCCCTGTCGACGCCGCGACGCGGGTGCTCCTCAACGAGGCCGTGCAGCGGGCGCTGCGCGAGCTCTCGCCGCGCGAGCAGGAGATCGTGCGCCTGCGCTTCGGCCTCGACGACGGACGGATCCGCACCCTCGAGGAGGTCGGCCAGATGTTCGGGGTGACCCGCGAGCGGGTCCGCCAGATCGAGATGAAGACGCTCGCAAAGCTCCGCCAGCCCTCGGTCTCGCGGCCTCTGCGCGACTACTTCGAGGCCGACTGA